The genomic segment CTTGGCCGAGAGCAGCATCGAGCGCATTTCGTACCCGGCGTCCTTGGCCCGTCTGATGACCTTCTCGCCCTCCGCGATGAACAGCCCCTCGGCCGGTTCGCGCTTGCGGCGCAGCTCCACGTCGGTCAGGCCTGTGTAGTCGCGCAGGCGCGGGTCGTCGGGGTCGTCGACGGTGATGAGATCAGCCACAGGGTGATACTGCCTTGTCCTGGGTGTGGTGCCAACGGCTGCGGACCGGTTCCGTTACCGCTGGTTACTTGGAGGTGGGCGGAGCGGACGCTACGCGAGGGGCTCGGGGCCGACCTTCACGACGTCGCCGATGACGATGACCGCGGGGGGCTTCACCTCGTGGGTGCGGACCGCTTCGGCGACCGTGCCAAGGGTCGCGTCGACGCGGCGCTGGGCGGCCGTCGTGCCCTCCTGGATCATGGCGAGCGGGGTGTCGGCGGACTTGCCGTGGGCGATCAGGGCCGCCGCGATCTTGCCGATCTTGTCGACGCCCATGAGGATCACGAGGGTGCCACGCAGCTTGGCGAGGGACTCCCAGTCGACGAGGGAGCGCTCGTCGTCCGGCGCCACATGGCCACTGACCACGGTGAACTCGTGGGCGACGCCGCGGTGGGTGACCGGGATGCCGACCGCCGAGGGGACCGAGATCGAGCTGGAGATGCCGGGTACGACGGTGCAGGTGATGCCCGCTTCGGCGAGGGCCTGGAGTTCCTCCATGCCGCGGCCGTAGACGTAAGGGTCGCCGCCCTTCAGGCGGACGACGGCCTTGCCCTGCTTGGCGTGCTCGATCAGGGCGTTGTTGATCGCCTCCTGGGCCATGAAACGGCCGTACGGAATCTTCGCGGCGTCGATGATCTCGACGTGCGGCGGCAGCTCGTCGAGGAGGTCGCGGGGGCCGAGGCGGTCGGCGATGACGACGTCGGCGGCGGCGAGGAGGCGGCGGCCGCGGACCGTGATGAGGTCGGGGTCGCCGGGGCCGCCGCCGACCAGGGCGACGCCGGGGGTACGGGTGCGCAGGTGCGGGGCGACGAGGCTGCCGTCGCGCAGGCCCTCGACGACCGCGTCGCGGATGGCGGCGGTGCGGCGGGGGTCGCGGTCGTTGATGTCGGAGGAGAGGACGGCGACCGTGACGCCCTCGGAGCGGCCCGTGGCCGGGGTCCAGGCGGTGGCCTCCTCGGCGTCGTCGGAGCGCACGCACCAGACGCGGTGGGCCTCGGCCTCGGCGGATGCGCGGGTGTTCGCCTCCGCGTCGCTGGTGGCGATCAACGCGTACCAGGCGTCCTGGAGGTCGCCCGTCTCGTACCTGCGCCGGGCCCAGGTGAGC from the Streptomyces venezuelae genome contains:
- the cobA gene encoding uroporphyrinogen-III C-methyltransferase, producing the protein MAEYPAYPVGLRLKGRRVVVLGGGQVAQRRLPALIKAGADITLVSPSATPSVEAMADAGELTWARRRYETGDLQDAWYALIATSDAEANTRASAEAEAHRVWCVRSDDAEEATAWTPATGRSEGVTVAVLSSDINDRDPRRTAAIRDAVVEGLRDGSLVAPHLRTRTPGVALVGGGPGDPDLITVRGRRLLAAADVVIADRLGPRDLLDELPPHVEIIDAAKIPYGRFMAQEAINNALIEHAKQGKAVVRLKGGDPYVYGRGMEELQALAEAGITCTVVPGISSSISVPSAVGIPVTHRGVAHEFTVVSGHVAPDDERSLVDWESLAKLRGTLVILMGVDKIGKIAAALIAHGKSADTPLAMIQEGTTAAQRRVDATLGTVAEAVRTHEVKPPAVIVIGDVVKVGPEPLA